The Bacteroidia bacterium DNA segment AATGGCTATTAGCACTGTTTTGAACTTTTGGGTGTCCTATTGATGAAGTCAGGAGAATTTGAGTTCCTTACCAACCTTTTTGATATGAGACCTGATTTGGTATCAGCCATCTACAAACTCCGTTGGCAGATAGAACTGCTCTTCAAACAGCTAAAACAGAATTTTCCATTGAAATATTTTTTAGGTGACAATGAAAACGCCATCAAAATACAAATTTATTGTACATTGATAGTAAATCTACTGCTTACAGTCATTCAAAAGCAGTTAAAGCGCAATTGGTCATTTTCCAATTTAGTTAGTTTTTGCCGTATTCATTTGTTCAACTATCTACATTTGGTGAGATTTTTGGAAAATCCTGAGCAGGATTGGCTAAAGCCTTTGACCAAACCGCCTGAACTTAATCTATTCAGCTATGGGGGCTCACTTTTCTAAAAATACCAACGAATTAATATAACTTGCATATAATCAATTTATTACAAACCAAATATTCGAGAATTATACTTTTGTCGGACGCTACTGGATTACAATAGTGATTCACCAACGAAATCATAGTTTTCATACTTTCTGAACCACAATCAAGTAGCCATTGTGTTACGAATGATAATGATAGAAATAAGTAGCAGTAACTTTATCGGTTACTGCTACTTATTTCTATCAAAATGGGTTTATTTTTCAGCCTTACGAAAGGCTATAACTTTCACTAATTCAGCCTAATACGAAACCCAAGTATAACATCATTGTAAAAAGTATAGGTGTCGTTTTTTTGGTAAGATGAGTTTCCGTCAGAAACAGTTATGCCAGAATCTGGGTTGTAATATCCAATATCAGATTCGAGAAATACCTCTAAAAAGTCGAATACTTCCCATAAATATCCTGCACCAACATAGATGTCGGGAGTTATCCAGAGACTTGTTTTGTTTTCGGGATCCACAAACTTAAAGGCTTTACGGTTATGATGAATCCGTGCATGGATACCAATATTTCCATAAAGAGCCGACCCATTTCTTCTCTTTCCCGGAAAAAGGAATGGTTGATACGATACGCCCAACAGTGTAGAACCTGTGCTAAAAAAGCCTTTTCCATAATCTGACGAAGCTTTGTCTGTAACAAAACTACGAGAAACGCCCAACTTTAGCTCCAAAGAACCGTGGTGTGCAAACACATAACGGTAGCTAAACCCTTTGCAACCCTTACCTACTGAAACAGTTATCCCAACAGCTCTTTCTCCAACAATCTGAGCTCTATTTATCTGAAAGGAAAACAGCCATACTAATGCCGCTAATCCTAAAATTTTTCTTGACATATTATTTTATTATTACTGATTATTAGGATTAAAAAATTAATGTGAAGGTTGGATACCTTTATCTCCTTTTTTCTTTTTTACTGTTTTCGTTTCTTTTTCCTTTCCGGTACTATCGTAAGTTTTTTTCATTAGATCTCCTGATTCATTGTAGAAAAATACTCGATAAGTGCTCCCTTTTTTTTGTAGTTGGTTGCGATAAACTTCTTGCGTTTTCCAGCCTTGAGATTCTATTTGTTTGCTATCTTTAAGAATAGATTCCGGTACTTGGGCTTGTCCAACCTTTTGAACAGAGCCGATTACTTCGCCCTGCCCGTCAAACGTAACGCTAAAAGTGCTTCCGTCATTCATGCCGCTGGCGTGGTAAATCAATTCTCTGCCTTTGTAACGCATCCCCCAACGAATACTGGAAGGGTTGGTATAAATCTCCTTCATTTTTTGGAGAATCTTATTCGGAATTTCATTTTCCTCTACGGGAGACCAATTTCTCTGCGCATTTGAATGGAACGATCCCTTAATAAGAAACAAACTTATCAAAAGCGTGAAAAATAGTAGCTTGAATAAACTTTGTGTTATTCTCATAAGATTGATAGATAATTTAGCAAGACTGCGAAAATATCTATAAAATCAATATATCCAAGAAAAAAAGTATGCTTAATGAGTATTTTTTACGTACTCAGGGTTGAGAAGGTGTCTTTGCTCTTATGGGTTTTCTACGTCTGCACCACGTTGGAATCCGTATTTTTCGATTTTTGAGTATAGGTGGCTGCGCTGAACTTCTATTTCTTCGGCTGTTTTGGTAACGTTCCAGCTATTTTTTTCTAATTTTCTGCGTATAAATTCTTTTTCTGCTGCGTCTTTAAAACTCTGGAAGGAGGTGAATTTATCAAAAAATGAATCTGTTGAAGTCTTAACTACTTCATTTTTAGAGATTACGTATGTGTAAATGTCGTTTTCTGTGATTTCTTTTTCACTTAAAATTGCCAGTCGTTCTATCACATTGCGTAATTCTCTGATATTTCCGCTCCATTCGAGAGCAGTTAGTATTGAAATTGCAGTCGGAGTAAAGGTCTTAGGTTGAAAAGTGTATTCTGTGCAAATTCGATTCAGGAAGTATTGGCACAAAATCGGTATATCTTCTTTTCGTTCACGGAGTAAAGGCACTTGAATTGGGATTACATTTAGCCGGTGAAATAGGTCTTCGCGAAAGTTTCCGCGTTCAATTTCTTTACGTAAGTCTTTGTTGGTGGCGGCAATAACCCTCACGTTTACTGAAATATCTTTTTCCCCGCCTACGCGGGTAATTTTGTTTTCTTGTAAGGCTCTCAGCACTTTTGCTTGCGCCGAGAGGGACATATCACCGATTTCATCTAAGAATAAAGTGCCCTCATGGGCTTGTTCAAACTTACCGATTCGCTGTTTAACAGCACTGGTAAATGAACCTTTTTCGTGCCCAAATAATTCACTTTCAATTAATTCTGATGGGATAGCGGCGCAATTTACTTCAACAAGGTGTTTATGTGCGCGCAAACTTTTTTCGTGAATTCTGTGGGCTACTAATTCTTTTCCGGTTCCATTGCCTCCGGTTATCAGCACCCGTGCATCGGTAGGTGCAATTCTTTCTATGGTTTCTAATATTTTAGTAATAGCAATTGACTGCCCGATAATTTCATGGGATTTAGAGATTTTCTTTTTCAGAACGCGCGTCTCGGTTACCAAATGAGATTTGTCTTGTGCATTCCTAAGAGCTACTAATAAGCGATTTAAATCCGGAGGTTTTTCTATAAAATCAAAAGCCCCTTTTTTGGTAGCCTCTACCGCTGTTTCGATATTTGCGTGGCCTGAAATCATGATAAACTGAACATCAGGTTGGGCTTCACGTGCGCGTGATAGCACCTCTAAGCCATCTAACTTCGGCATTTTTACATCACACAGCACCGCATCATATTGTTTGGCTAATATTTTTTGCAGCCCTTCTTCTCCGTCTGCGGCAGTATCTACCTCGTAGTTTTCGTACTCCAAAATATCTTTGATTGTATTTCGGATGCTGCGCTCGTCATCAATAATTAAAACACTTGGCATAGGATTTTACATAAATCGAATAGAAATTTTTAAAATAAAATATTGATAATCAGTTTTTTCGTTCTATGAAGGTAGTTTTGGCTTTTCTATAGTTGGCATAACGGGTTTCAGATATTCGGGTTCAAAAGTATCTAAATCCACAAAATCTTGTTGCTGCCATGCTTGGAATATTGGTTTTCCCCAGCTTCTTGCACTGCAATTTATTGGTGGTAAAAGAAGTAAATTAGCGTTAGCTTTTATTAGCGGCTGTATTTTGGCAACACCGGATCCGGCTAAAATGGTTGGTGATGAAGCGTTCCAATGCTGAATTGTTGCCTGATTGATGATAACAGGTTGAGGCTTAGGTGTTTGTGGGACAATTTCTTTAGAAAAAAAGTGTGCATAAACTTCCATACGTCTGGCATCTAATAGTATCCCGATTTTACATTCTGGGAATAAATTTGCTATTGGGGAAACCTGCCAAGCGATTCCGGTTAAGGTAGGTATTTGAATCAGAGGGATGCTATGCGCAAAGCATATTCCTTTGGCGGTACTGGTTCCGATACGTAAGCCGGTATAAGAACCAGGGCCGGCACTAATAGCAACAGCCGAAAGTTGAGAATAAGGCAAGCTAATTACATCCATAACGGATTGAATTAAAGTCGTTAGCATTTTTGCGTGCATTTGAGGCAAAAAAATCTCTTGTATAGCCACTAAATTTTCGCCGGCAAAAACGCCTACGGAACACGTTTCGCTAGCCGTTTCTATGGCTAAAACAAATGGTTCTAATCCCACTTTTGAAACCAAGATAAGATCTTTAATACAATGACCCCAAAAACAGCTTCACGAATAATTCCTTTACTCATTTTGGAGTCTCCGGCAGAACGGTCTGTAAAAATAATGGGAACTTCTTTGATTTTCAGCCCAAATTTCCATGCTTTAAACTTCATTTCAATCTGGAAGGCGTAGCCGATAAAGCGAATGGGTTTTGTTAATATTTTTTGGAGAGCCGTTGTGCGATAACATTTAAAACCGGCGGTTGTATCCCGAAGTTTCATACCAGTAATAAACCGAACATAAACGCTTGCAAAATAACTGATTAGAACTCTGTCCATTGGCCAGTTTACAACGTTTACTCCTGTTACATATCGAGATCCGATGGCTAAATCGTAGCCGTCTTCTCGGCAAGCAGATAATAACCGAACTAAATCTACCGGATTATGGCTGAAATCACAATCTATTTCAAACATATATTCATAATTCCGTTCGATTCCCCACCGAAAACCATGAATATAAGCTGTTCCTAAACCCAATTTTCCAGATCTTTTTACCAAAAATAGCCTATCTGAAAACTGGCTTTGTAGGTCTTCAACAATTTTGGCCGTTCCGTCCGGCGAGTTATCATCAACTACAAGCAGATGAAATGGTTCCGGTAAGCTAAAGATAGCATGAATCATATTAGCAACGTTCTCACGCTCCTTGTAAGTCGGAAGAATTACT contains these protein-coding regions:
- the tsaB gene encoding tRNA (adenosine(37)-N6)-threonylcarbamoyltransferase complex dimerization subunit type 1 TsaB, whose translation is MGLEPFVLAIETASETCSVGVFAGENLVAIQEIFLPQMHAKMLTTLIQSVMDVISLPYSQLSAVAISAGPGSYTGLRIGTSTAKGICFAHSIPLIQIPTLTGIAWQVSPIANLFPECKIGILLDARRMEVYAHFFSKEIVPQTPKPQPVIINQATIQHWNASSPTILAGSGVAKIQPLIKANANLLLLPPINCSARSWGKPIFQAWQQQDFVDLDTFEPEYLKPVMPTIEKPKLPS
- a CDS encoding polyprenol monophosphomannose synthase, coding for MRLPKLVGYDYFCIVKPGLLVILPTYKERENVANMIHAIFSLPEPFHLLVVDDNSPDGTAKIVEDLQSQFSDRLFLVKRSGKLGLGTAYIHGFRWGIERNYEYMFEIDCDFSHNPVDLVRLLSACREDGYDLAIGSRYVTGVNVVNWPMDRVLISYFASVYVRFITGMKLRDTTAGFKCYRTTALQKILTKPIRFIGYAFQIEMKFKAWKFGLKIKEVPIIFTDRSAGDSKMSKGIIREAVFGVIVLKILSWFQKWD
- a CDS encoding sigma-54 dependent transcriptional regulator; amino-acid sequence: MPSVLIIDDERSIRNTIKDILEYENYEVDTAADGEEGLQKILAKQYDAVLCDVKMPKLDGLEVLSRAREAQPDVQFIMISGHANIETAVEATKKGAFDFIEKPPDLNRLLVALRNAQDKSHLVTETRVLKKKISKSHEIIGQSIAITKILETIERIAPTDARVLITGGNGTGKELVAHRIHEKSLRAHKHLVEVNCAAIPSELIESELFGHEKGSFTSAVKQRIGKFEQAHEGTLFLDEIGDMSLSAQAKVLRALQENKITRVGGEKDISVNVRVIAATNKDLRKEIERGNFREDLFHRLNVIPIQVPLLRERKEDIPILCQYFLNRICTEYTFQPKTFTPTAISILTALEWSGNIRELRNVIERLAILSEKEITENDIYTYVISKNEVVKTSTDSFFDKFTSFQSFKDAAEKEFIRRKLEKNSWNVTKTAEEIEVQRSHLYSKIEKYGFQRGADVENP